The following DNA comes from Bacteroidota bacterium.
GCCGGGCATGGTAATTTGTGCCGAACTGCCATTTCCGAGTGCAACATTTTTTCCGGTTGAGCTCCCATTGAAAGTATAGTCACATAAAGCATCCAGTAATCTATAATAGGCATAATAGTCCAACGCGTTAAATGCACCAGAGGTATTCGGCATTCCGTGGTCTGTATTGTAAGCATAACCCGAAATAGTATCTGACTTTATGAGAATAAAGTCTTTCTCACTCACGGAAATATTAATGTTATTAAAAATATCAATTGCCATCCGATGATCATTAATAGCATCATCATTACAGATCTCTATTAAAAGTTTTGTGTCTGTTGGAAATGATTGCAACTCCGTTTGAGTAATATTAAATGAATACCATTGGGCAAAAGCGTATACAAAGCGACCGTTTTGTCCCCAGTTATTCTGTTTAAAGCATTGGTATGAATTGCCAAAGGCTGCGCCGCCGCCAAAGGAATAACCCAGGAATCCAACTCTTGTGGTGTCAATTACAGTTGTATAATTTCTTGCAGCCAACCGGAATCCGTTTAACAGGTTGTCGTATCTGTTGGATATTGTTACACCAACAGTTTGATAGGGAACAAAAACAATAGCGTACCCTTTTTTGGCAACAAAGTCAAGCATGCCGGCAACACCTACGGGGTTGCTTCCTCCAAAGGCATGATTATAGAAGATGGTTGGAACTTTCGTACTGATATCAGAAGGATGATAGATGTAAATATATTTTCCGGAATAGGCAGGATTTGGTAATGAATCTATTGCAATGGTATGAGTTCCGTCAGCCCCGTAACCGCTTGTTGGTTTTGAAATATTCGGATCATTGTATTGACCGAAGCAGGCAGCGACATTTAATGCCACTGTAATTGCAATATAAATTGTTTTCATAATTATTGCTTAATGATTTTCGAAACTGATACCTGTCCTTTATTGTTTTTTTGCTCCACAAAATATATTCCGCTGCTGAGTGCTGAGATATCAAATTGATCTACATTGTTTCGTTTTAGTATTTTTTCTCCCATTAGATCATAAATAGTTATTTCATTCACGGAACTATTATTATTTGTGTAAAGGATGTCATTTGCGGGATTTGGGTAGATCGTTACATTCGATGAATGGAGCTTGCTATCATATGTACCTGTTGTTGAATAGCACGATCTGGGAACGGTGTTTCTCACCACATCCATTATTTGAAACCAAGTTGATTCAACCACGGCGTAAAGTGAAGGCGCGACCGTATACAATACACCTGTTATACCTTTGCAGCGGTTTATCCAAAAGGATGTACCAAATGCACCGGCCCCACTAATTTGTTCCTGGTACATTTGCGTTGGGTTGTAAATATCCAGCCAGTCGCCAATGCCGTAGTATATTTCGGTGGCGCTATATGGATTGTTATTTGGGGGTGAAGTGGGGTAAGGTGAGGCTAACTGGGTAGCCGCATTCGTCTGATCTTTCCACATTTCAAGCATCCATATACTGTCCACTACCTGAACACCGCTTTTATTTTTACCATATTTTTGAATGAACCTTGCAAATTTCATTATGTCAGATGGTGACGAACAAATACCACCTGCGATCCTTGGATTATTTGCTTTAAGACAAAATTCGGTGTTGCTTAGATCTAGTGGTTTTGCAATTTTTTTTGCAAATAATGTGTCCCAGGGTATTCCGGCAACTTGTTCGGCAATTGCACCGGCCACGTGCATAGATACACCCGTGTATTTAAATTTTGTGCCGGGTATATATATCTGCGGATCGTTTTGAATAATGCTATCGGCGGCTTCCTGTAATGTCAGCGTACTGCTTGATTGGTAGTTTGTCGAACCATCCCAACCTGCAGTGTGAGAAAAATTTTGCCGTATCGTACTGCCTCCTTTACCGACTAAAGTTGCTTTGGGTCTGAACTTTCCTATACTATCGTCCAGATCGAATAGCCCTTCCTGTGCGAGGCGAAGTATTAATGCTCCGGAAAAAGTTTTGGTGGCGGAAGCAATTTGAGAGACCGTATTACTATCAATCCCACCCATTGCTTTGTAGTATATAAGCGTATCATAATGTCGTACGATGCATACCGCTTTACCATGAAATGAACTTGAATTGTTGTTGAGTAAATTGTCAATAGCGGTAAAATCGTAGGTTTGTGATTGTAAAAAAGTTAAGCTGAAAATAAGCAGGATAGGAGTAAATAGTTTTTTCATTTGAATTAATTTAAATGAATTGATGATGAGTAAGTGGGTTAGTCTATTTCTTAGCTAACACCGGTTGATTAGACTCTTTTAAATTGAAAAAGTTTAATGACTTTTATACTTTATTTTTTTTCAATTAATGTGTTATAAACATCTGATATTTAATTAATTATATTATTTATGCAACAAATATAATTAATCCTAAAGACAATATGTTTATGTGTTTATTTTCGTTTGGAATATGCCCCAACCGCTGTAATGATTGAATTTAAAGTTGAATAATGAGCAGATAGTTATGAAAAGCTTATTTTTTCAGTGAACAACCAAACATCGAAAAGCGGATCAAGTAATTTACATTCTGTCCGAATCTGGCCTGAATTTCTTTTAATAACTATTTATAGTTATACGTTACTAAGGCTTAACTATTTATTAAATTAGCGTCAGTTAATTTAAACCAAACACATTTAAAAATGACTTACGACGAATTTATATTAGAAGAGAAGCAAATCGAAACAAATCACCCTGACTTTTTTACAAATGGTAAAAAACTAGGTGATTATATTTTGATTGTTTTTAACATGCGTACCGGGTACAAAAGACATGAATGGATCGATAAGGATGGCCTTGACGAGGAGATCAGAAATGAAGTTGAGGAGTTTATCGAACGTCTCGAGACCAGTGTACCTCAGCAGTAAGAGCAACCGATCTTACTATATCTGCCTTTTGGGATGGAGAAATAATCTGCATTCATTATGCGGGCTGCGTAGCTGTCTTTACAATAAGGCTTCGCAGATCTTTATTCTCCATTAATTCTATTTCCGAACCATTTTTTATAATATAAAGTATCACCTTAGCCAGCTCCACTGATGTGATTACCATTGATGGCATTAGTAGTTGGAACAAAGGAAAAACCGGTATCATCAGTTTGTTGAAGAAAGATGTATTCCTGTTCTTATGAATAGGTTTTATGCCTCCGGGCCTTACAATAAAAAGTTTTTTAAACCCCAGTTTTTTTAATGCATTTTCCGTTTTGCCTTTAACGCGTGCAAATAAAGTGCTGCTTTTTTCTGTCGAGTCAGCCCCCATACCACTTAAAAACAAAAATGTAACCGCAGGATTGGCCTGCAACATAGCATTAGCCGCGGCTAAAGCATAATCGTAAGTAATAACATGATACTCTTCTTTATTTACCTGTGATTGAGAAATACCAAGACACCATGCGCATGCATCGTGCTTTTTAAATAATTCTGATAAGTTTGAATAATCAGTAAAATTCTGGTGAAGGACTGTTTTGATCTTGGGATGAGTGATCTCTAAAGGTTTACGGACTATAGCTGTCACTTCTTCGATCTGGTTATCTGATATGGCCTGTCGTAATACTTCTGCCCCAACCAAACCTGTGGCTCCGGTTACTATTATTTTCATTTTATTGAGAATTAAAATACTTTGCAATATATAAATTTAGGGTTGTGTGGCCCTTAAAATTATTTCAAAAGCCTGTTTTTACATTAAAAACATTCATTATCTTTGTTTGGTTAAACAATTTATTAACTTATAATTTATTTATTACAATGAAAACAGGAACCATTAAATTCTTTAACGTGTCAAAAGGATACGGATTTGTTAAAGACGATGAAACAGGACAAGAAGTATTCGTTCATGCAACCGGCTTAATTGATCAGGTACGTCAGGACGATAAAGTAACCTTCGAAATTGCAGAAGGAAAAAAAGGTTTAAATGCGGTTAATGTAAAAAAAGTATAATACATATAAATCTTTCTCTTCTAAAAAGTCTCTCAAAATTTTGAGAGACTTTTTAGTTTGGGCCCGATCCCGAAAAAATGTGAAGTCATTTCGGATCATATTAATTTTAACCGGATACTTTGAATTTCTTCTTTAAAAACAATTACCTGTTCAGTAAACTGCTTGTGTTTGCCGTTATTATTATAACGGTTATTGCTTCATTTTTCACTGCCAATATAAAGTTTGATTACGATTTCGAAAGTTTTTTTCCTACAGATGATAAGGACCTGCAGTTTTATTTAAACTACCGCGATCAGTTTGAGTACGACAATGAATTTATTTTAGTGGGTCTTGAGAATAAGGAGGGCATTTTTAAAAAAGATTTTTTACACAAGGTAAGGTCGTTCACCGATTCGGTAAAAACGATAAAGGATGTTACCCGCGTGCTATCACCCTCCAATGCTAAGAATACAATAATTGCGCCCCTGGGAATGATCGAAGTTCCTTACCTGAATATTGATTTGCCGGATCAATACGCGAATGATTCTGCGGGCATTTACCGATCTGAAGAATTGGTTGGGAGTTTGTTTGCCAATGACGCGAGATCGGTCGCCTTGTTCATTAAAACAAAAGAAGGTATTGCCAAAGTGGCGTCTGATACTCTGTTGTTTAAACTTGAACGGTTAATCAGGAGTTTCGGGTTCGATAAAACACATGTGGCCGGAAAAATAAAAGCGCAATATGTTTACCTCGATCAGATAAAGCGGGAGTTTATTTTATTTTTGATTACATCCTTTATATTGGTGGTGGTTTTCCTGTACATTTCATTTCGTTCGTTCTGGGGCGTTTGTATACCAATTGTTGTAGTGCTGCTGGCCATTGTATGGGTATTGGGCTTTATGGGTTTCATTCACAAGCCGCTTGACATTATGATGGTATTGCTGCCTACTATGATGTTTGTTGTTGGCATGTCGGATGTGGTGCATGTATTAACAAAGTATATGGAAGAATTGCGTA
Coding sequences within:
- a CDS encoding T9SS type A sorting domain-containing protein, with the translated sequence MKTIYIAITVALNVAACFGQYNDPNISKPTSGYGADGTHTIAIDSLPNPAYSGKYIYIYHPSDISTKVPTIFYNHAFGGSNPVGVAGMLDFVAKKGYAIVFVPYQTVGVTISNRYDNLLNGFRLAARNYTTVIDTTRVGFLGYSFGGGAAFGNSYQCFKQNNWGQNGRFVYAFAQWYSFNITQTELQSFPTDTKLLIEICNDDAINDHRMAIDIFNNINISVSEKDFILIKSDTISGYAYNTDHGMPNTSGAFNALDYYAYYRLLDALCDYTFNGSSTGKNVALGNGSSAQITMPGGLKNLVQSDNPTVLFPESKYLYPCSDPTNLRSGYCPALTDIEDKSYSEDELRIYPNPASSSLTIEIPSDDTTEELNIFNVFGQLLLTDKIKNRSLINIDLTFLPRGLYFISAGERKTKMIKGTD
- a CDS encoding serine hydrolase; translation: MKKLFTPILLIFSLTFLQSQTYDFTAIDNLLNNNSSSFHGKAVCIVRHYDTLIYYKAMGGIDSNTVSQIASATKTFSGALILRLAQEGLFDLDDSIGKFRPKATLVGKGGSTIRQNFSHTAGWDGSTNYQSSSTLTLQEAADSIIQNDPQIYIPGTKFKYTGVSMHVAGAIAEQVAGIPWDTLFAKKIAKPLDLSNTEFCLKANNPRIAGGICSSPSDIMKFARFIQKYGKNKSGVQVVDSIWMLEMWKDQTNAATQLASPYPTSPPNNNPYSATEIYYGIGDWLDIYNPTQMYQEQISGAGAFGTSFWINRCKGITGVLYTVAPSLYAVVESTWFQIMDVVRNTVPRSCYSTTGTYDSKLHSSNVTIYPNPANDILYTNNNSSVNEITIYDLMGEKILKRNNVDQFDISALSSGIYFVEQKNNKGQVSVSKIIKQ
- a CDS encoding NAD(P)H-binding protein translates to MKIIVTGATGLVGAEVLRQAISDNQIEEVTAIVRKPLEITHPKIKTVLHQNFTDYSNLSELFKKHDACAWCLGISQSQVNKEEYHVITYDYALAAANAMLQANPAVTFLFLSGMGADSTEKSSTLFARVKGKTENALKKLGFKKLFIVRPGGIKPIHKNRNTSFFNKLMIPVFPLFQLLMPSMVITSVELAKVILYIIKNGSEIELMENKDLRSLIVKTATQPA
- a CDS encoding cold shock domain-containing protein — translated: MKTGTIKFFNVSKGYGFVKDDETGQEVFVHATGLIDQVRQDDKVTFEIAEGKKGLNAVNVKKV